A stretch of DNA from Oryza brachyantha chromosome 9, ObraRS2, whole genome shotgun sequence:
CTATTATTTCTTCTATTTCTTTAGTTTCTCTTTTGCTTTTTGTCATGCAgtgcataatttttaataatgctTAGCAATACGGAAATAACATTCCAATACCAAAAATTTCTGTGCAACCATACGGTATCGTtactatgcatgcatggagggAATTGTGAAATACCATGAGTTAAACAATGTAGCCTAACctacattaatttatttatttattttaatacagCCTAGTAATTTCACTATACATAGCAAAAgtgttttttaccatccttaataaatattacaatatacctcgagatactaaatttttacctaaaaatgtgatacctcaagatactttttaagtatataaaaaactaacagAATATACATTTGTTTACTCCATATTAGAGCATAAAACATATCCAAATTTGGAAACCAACATATACACACCTAATATATTAGGTGGTGAAGCCGTCCATCATATTTTAACTATCAAACCGTCGACGGTTTCGGTTTCGATGATATAcatatagaaattaattttgttcccAAGATTTaattggtaaaaaaacctTCAAGCTATATGCGTCTATATCAAGATACACAATCATAAATgatatctaaattttgatatccaTGGATATGTGCGTTACACTTACACACATAAAACCGGCAAGCATGGTACATTGGTAGAAGTGCTTTAACTTTTAAGGTAGAACAATTGTTAATTCATATAAAACCAAGATAAGGTCTAGATATAGGGTGTATCCTTTACATAGCTAAGCCATGGGCGGATTTTAACCCCATTGGTTCACTATGGTCGATCAGGGGCAGGTTATATTTTGATCAAGCCAGGGGTTGGAGAGAGCTTAGCTAGAGTAGTCAGTAGAactgtgtgtgagagagagatggtAAAGGTTCAAGCTTCTTGTGAGGGTGAGGGAATCTGCAAAAGAGGGGCTAAAGTTGGCCATCCGATCGACCGAAATCTTGTGGGAGGGATGACTATGTCGACCGTCCCTACCACTGTGCCTTCTACCCCAGCAGCTGCCATGAAAAACCTACTTATAAGGGGgttggcagcagcagcagctgggaaaggccgcagcagcagcgcagAAGAAGCAAGGTGTCTTTGTGCaaagccgccggcgccggagaagacCCGCAAGCTGCAGAGGCCGTGTCGGCAGTCGCCGACATCGTCGCTCATGGCGCCGGTGGGGCTCCCACCGGGATTCCGGTTCCACCCGACCGACGAGGAGCTGGTGAACTACTACCTCAAGAGGAAGATCCACGGGCTCAAGATCGAGCTCGACATCATCCCGGAAGTAGACCTCTACAAGTGCGAGCCATGGGAGCTCGCAGGTAagcaacatatatacatattcagtCGATCGATCAACGATcctgcaaatatatatactgtgaTCAATGAACAATTGAACattctgatcgatcgatcacatgAGATGTACGGTTCCATGGTTGCAGAAAAGTCGTTCTTACCGAGCAGGGACCCGGAGTGGTATTTCTTCGGGCCACGGGACAGGAAGTACCCGAACGGGTTCAGGACgaaccgggcgacgagggccgggtACTGGAAGTCGACGGGGAAGGACCGGCGGGTGGTGCACCAGCACGGCGGCCGCTCCATCGGCATGAAGAAGACGCTCGTCTACTaccgcggccgcgcgccgcAGGGCGTCCGCACCGACTGGGTCATGCACGAGTACCGCCTCGACGACAAGGACTGCGAGGACACCATGCCCATCCAGGTTAATCACATTTATACCTCAATCAATTTATCAATTATATGTGGACATATATTTTCTGGATCATAAATATCTCTGGATATTTCACTCATGATCAGTCGTGAACTCGTGATCGCTATCATAGGGCAACGATCCTAGCCCGCTAGATTGCTTGGAAAACTGTTAATTGGCTGGTCATCTATAAGCTAGGTTGGCTAGCTAGGGCTTTGAGAACTTGATCCCTTTCTTTTGCCCTtgacaaagaaaagaaaaaagaatttctGGGATGGGTTAAAATAACTTTGTTGCATCAGTACGGCGGTGTAAGTATTAACTACCAAGTACTGTACTGGACTACTGGTACCAGAAGTATAGCAGTATCTCTTTGCTTTATGGTATATATACTCCAGTGCATGAGACAAATTTGTAGTCCTACTGACCAGAGAAACACAAAGCCGGGGTCTAAACAGTATTAATAATACCTGATTACTGCATTCCTTGGTGTGTTTTACAACTAATCCTCCCTTTATCCTGGGATGAGCAGACACTGATCTGCATAGGGCTGTGCATTGATCATGAGACATTAAAGCGCAAAGACAAAGCAAGACCAAGCTTCTCGATCTCCAGCCTCTTACCTCTCATGGCCATGCAAGTCGGTGTCGCCTTGCTTTCCACTTTATTCCATGCTGAATCCATCATCATACTCGCATCCTGCCCTTCCTACTGGGCCGTCTTCTTTAATTCTCTCTTATTAACATACCTCTTTCCTAATAAGAAGAATAGAGCACCATTATGGCACTAGTGTTACAATTGCTAAAGGACCTTGTAGCTTGTTTTGCTCAAACCAAATACCAATTGATTTCTAAAAGATCGCACATGAatctataaacaaaaaaaaatcataaagatAGCTAGGTATAGAGAAATCATGCATCAGTGTGACAGTTTGTGCATAAACTTTTAGAAAGATCAAGAATCATATGTTaatggagattttttttccccttatgATCAGGACACTTACGCGCTATGCCGAGTCTTCAAGAAGAACGCGATCTGCAGCGAGGTGGAGGAGCTGCAGGGCCAATGCAGCATGGCGTTGCTGGAGGGTGCCTGCCAGCAGCTGCTCGCCAGCGGCGGCCAGGAGCAGTACGAGacaccgtcgccggacgtgccTGTCGGTTCGAcctccggcgccgacgccgaggacgATCCCGACAAGGACGACTCTTGGATGCAGTTCATCTCCGACGATGCCTGGTGCTCCAGCACCGCCGACGGTGCCGAGGAGAGCACCTCCTGCGTCGCCCTCGCTGGCTGATGAGAAGCCAGGGCAGCTTTTGCTCATGTGCTGGATCATCATCCTCTCCTGATAACTATTTTTTCCGTTCTTTtttgtgctgctgctggctaTTAATAAGTATGGAGTCTTCAAGGTGTAAGATTAAGCAACAATAAGCTATCCTTTTGGTTTTCAACTTACAGCGTATTGCTGGAGTTGGAGGACTAATGCCTGAAGGTTGTTGGAGTCCTTCCTGGAGTTGAGTTCATAAGGAGGATTATAATTATGATCATATATAGGAACAGTCAGCATTttgatgtttcttttcttctttgaaaGAAAAGAGTGAAGCTATGCCATTGCATAGTTGTTTTGTGCTTGTATACATTATCAATGAAAACTGAACAAAAGTATACCTGTTGTACCAGATGATTGCTGAAGGTGTATTTATCCACTCCAGATGTAGCGTCTGTCCTTGATATGATTGTCTTAGTACATGCATAAGACACTGAAAACAAAGGCATCTTCATTAGTTGTATCTCATGGGAGAACTTCTTCACTATGTTATTGAGATCCATGCATGATATAACTGGTTGAGAGTTGAGACGtgtatatgcatatgcatacatATGGTTGCATATGCATACATATTCATCAGCAATAGGTTTGGTCATGGAGATACAAGTCTATAGCTTTAGTGAAGAGTCAATGCGGAGAACTAATACCCAATTCTATTTTGATTTTGCAAAGTTTCCAGAAGAAACACCaggtcatattttcaaatttcatcaaatatatctgaaaaataaatcaagttGTTATTTCAAACATTTCTGCAAATGCTGAAACCTatttgcagtaacaatatttaaaattaatagtaTTGCATGCAGAGAACTATATTCGGTAAGTGTGgcctaaataaaatagtttcCACTAAATACATAAGCAATGCAAACCATGGTAGTGATAAAGAAGCTTAAACTATTAAATTCACAAAAGTTTTCAAGGAATACTAATTTCACAAGCAAGATCAGAAGCTACCACACGCTGTTAACACATAGCAGTAACCCTGGAATGCCAATCAGAAATTCAGGATCCATCCTAAGTCAATCAATGTAAAGCTCGGAGCAGCTTTGTACCTGGAAGTCTAGGGAAGTgtttttcacaaaatatagTAGAAGAGCTGCAATAGCATTTCCTTTCATCACATGGTGAAGAAccacttttatgtatatttcgGCAAAAGAAATGCAATGTGGAGTCATCTTTACTAGAGTCAGATCTCTCTAGTACCACAGAAgtaaaattaaagttcagCATTTACCTTATAGAAGTCTTCATTGTGAATCTTACTTCAAGCGTGTTCCCTCTGAATTCTTCAGAATGCCCAGCAGGTCAATCGTGGACGTAGCAGGACCTTTGAACCACTTCACCGTCTCCATGGGAATATCAACTACAAAGTAATTGCAAATCTACATTTAGCAACAAATTTGCTTTAGACCACATGCATCTGAAGGAGATGACTATCTTTTCCTGTAGAATTAGATAAGACTACTTGCAGGCTCTTTACAAGCCTCATTGTCATTGTAGTGCTGGAGAAGTTAAGGAAAGGGGAGAAGGAAGTTAGGGTTCAACAGCACATAGTTATCCCCTGCTGTTGTTGATGTTACATAACATAATTCTTGTATTGAGATTGTGATCCTTAATCTAACAAAGGGAGAATTTACACCATTGTTTTCAATTTCTGTCGGAAGTATCTTTCAACAGAAGATAGTGAAGCATATGCTTCtggaaaacatatatatgatacaCAAAGATGTGGATGATCCTTAGTTCTCAACTAATCTTTTATCAGAATCCAAAGCTGAAAGTTTTGTCTGATCTAGATGGCTAAATAGCTAGCAATGCAAGCTCATTGACACTAGAGGACCTCATGGCTGCATGATGAAcctttcatttcttttttatcttccTAAACTTTTCATTTTACAATGCCGATCCCAAGGCACAGAGACATGTGGCTCCAACGCTGCCTTTAACCCTCTTCTCTATGACACTTCAAAGGGATTAAGCTTGTGAGACACAAAAACAAGTTCAGTAAAAGAATGCACACTACCGGAAGGCCCAAGCTGGCCAGCGATCGACGCCGTGACAACTTTCTCATTCTAATGGAACCCCGCACAATCTAGCAGCATTGAGGATCATAAAAGAGTGTTatccagaaaaaaacataacaaaagCCGGTTTCGtttaaaagagaagaaaagaagatcCTGTGGTGCTGTAAGACGTCCCAGAGCTTGTGTGAGAATCTTTAAAAGACAAACACAGCTACTTGTAGGGCAGGCTTTGAATCATTTCACGGAGGAGCTAAAGAGCACAGTCGCCGGAAGCAGAAGGGAAAGACAAAGGATAAAGACAAAGAGAAAGATCAGCAAGAAAGGAGACGGCGAACTGTGAGGCCATGGCGCCGGTTGGTCTCCCTCCAGGCTTTAGATTTCATCCAACTGATGAGGAGCTTGTGAACTACTACCTCAAGAGGAAGGTCCATGGCCTCAGCATCGACCTCGACATAATCCCAGAGGTAGACCTCTACAAATGTGAGCCCTGGGAGTTGGCAGGTAATCTGAAATCTTAACTTCTCATCCATGGATCTTATTTTCATCACTCTTGATTCAACTTGAGATGTTTTCTTGTTTCGATAGAGAAATCCTTCCTGCCTAGTAAAGACTCTGAGTGGTACTTCTTTGGGCCAAGGGATAGGAAGTATCCAAATGGATGCCGCACAAACCGCGCAACGAGAGCAGGATACTGGAAATCAACAGGGAAAGATCGGCGGATCAACTACCAGAGCAGATCAATTGGTATGAAGAAGACACTAGTCTATTACAAAGGTCGAGCTCCTCAGGGGATCAGAACCAGTTGGGTGATGCATGAGTACCGCATCGAGGAAAGCGAATGCGAGAACGCCATGGGGAATCAGGTTATTCATCCATCCTCTTCATCAGCTGTTACTATTTAGTATCTGTTAAATCGTTGTGAGTTGTATCTGTTGAAGTACTTAGTTAGCTGAGCTGCTGTGGCTGAATTTCAGGGTATTAAGCATAGCTAATCTTCTCAGATAGAAGGATTTGTGTGTATTTATGTTATGCAATAGTGATCAGATATCATAATATGCAAGATTTCAGATATGTGCTTtgctaaaacaaaatttgcaatAGAAACATACAGAAGAAATAACTAGGGCATATTTGCTAGTTCAGGGAACCTACGTTCTTTATGCATGGAGTGCATGAAAAGTTAGggctcttctctctttttccccccATATCCATCAGTGATAGCCATAAAGTATTCCTTGCTTCCATGGACCATAGCTACTTTACAAAGTACAGTAGAAGGTTTTCTCAGTTCTCTAATGGGGTCACACATGGTTCACTTTTCTAGGTGCCCTTGATAAGACAAATTTAACATCCAATTCTTGGTTCATGTCGTGATGATACGAAATCATGCAACATGATTGTACATAGGTTAGGTGCGTCATCGTTTCACACTTTCATGGTGAAGAGTATAAAAATCTAGGTCAGTTGCATGTTGATGCTACCTTAAAGCTTAGACATCCTTCAGTGTGGCCCAGTGTTGTGTCGGTGGCTTTACCCTTTATTCTCCCCATCAACCTCCAACTTTACTGGCTAGTAAAAACCATAAAACCAGAACTAAACATGAGGACTGATCCCTTATTATTGTAAATTAGATCGAAGTGCACAGAGTCATACATATTGTATGTCCACTCCGAAATTTACATTCGCGGTGTTCAAAGACTCATTAATTGAACAGTTGACATTTATATGAAGTAAGCAGAGTTCAACTAAAACCATTAGTGACTGACCACACATTGTTATTTCAAACAAGTGGAATCTCAAAATAGAAATTCAGCAACTGCCATAGTAAAAACTGCTCATATGATTGCTCATGTTCTAAGAGAAATCGATAGCAGCATGAATTCAACTTACAGTTTGCATGTTGTTCCCTGCTGCACTTGAAGCTGAATCCTCAAGAGTTTTACTCTTAATTTGTTAAAGATTGGCAATGAAAATGAAATGCAATTTTAGGAAACAACAAACATAAAATAGAGAAGCACCAAgccacaaaatttttaagtataCAGCTGTATATTATTGGTAAACTGAAATTTTAACAACCTTACTTCGGTTCAATGGTGTGTTGCAGTAATTTTTCATCCACAATGCTGAACTTGAAATATCCCCATTTGTccatcgtaaaaaaaatcctacctGTACTTGGAAGGTGCAAAAGGAAATAAAGTAGTACTAATTCATACCATTttcatcacatttttttttacaggacTCCTATGCACTATGTCGGATTTTTAAGAAGAATGTTATATTGGGTGAATTTGGCAAGCAAGGAGAGTGCAGTTCATCACAGGCTAAAGGAAATCAAGAACAAGTTAAAGATTTAGGGGATGCTGGACAATCCTCAGGAGCAACTGAGAATGATAAAGACAATTCATGGATGCAATTCATAGCAGAAGATCTATGGTGCACCAACAAACTAAAGTGAACTAGAGACATAAGAGAACACAGCTTGTTAACTTCATCTAACCAGATATTTCAGTATTAGCTATACTGCGTGTATCTTCTGTATATGTTTGATAAGGACACCTCTCACACTGCATAGGATGACCACTTAAGCTTGGATGCTGGTTCTTAAATTAGGTTTATACTTTTGCTTCTTTAGTACTGTCAAATATGTACAACTATGCTACTTTGTACTTCAACCTTCATTTAACCTGTATTTACCATCCAATGAATGACACAAAAGCAGAAATCTAAGTTTATAGTATCTCtatttatatacttttaaaTATCCACATTGTATTGTCTGCATATACGTGATGTCATCTTACAGTATGACCAAACTTATAGATCCCATTAGTCAATCACCATAAACAACTGATATAAGAAAATAGTGCAGTTTGGGAAAACTATTTAGTTGCAATTTTTCGGCTAGTAAAATACTAATGTATGATAAATATTAAATCCCATTAATGCAtccaaacccaaaaaaaatcccattAATGCAAAAGTCTCAAATCTCTTAGCTTGCAGGAATTAGGACAAGAATTGTGCATCCATGATCACATCTAACAGCTGCTAGGACCTGATCAACCTAAGCCCAATACTATTTCAAGACAGTTCTCTAGTTGCAAGCTCTAGTCCTATTTGTTGATTTATCATATTATTGTGCAAGGATTAGTTCAATGTCCGCTCTTTGAGTGTAGAGGCCGGattttaatccattttcaaAAAGAGGGTTAGTTTGAGATTTCGGGACAAGTTGTAACCTCAGAATTTAGGCAACAACGGTTAAGCAGAAAACTACAATTTTTGTATGGGTAGCTGAACCTAGATATGTACTACGCCTAACCTTTTGCACGCCTTCTGGCTAACACTTAGGTTATTGTAAAGCATGCATGCTTGAATAACCCCGCTTGGC
This window harbors:
- the LOC102702132 gene encoding NAC domain-containing protein 71-like, whose translation is MVKVQASCEGEGICKRGAKVGHPIDRNLVGGMTMSTVPTTVPSTPAAAMKNLLIRGLAAAAAGKGRSSSAEEARCLCAKPPAPEKTRKLQRPCRQSPTSSLMAPVGLPPGFRFHPTDEELVNYYLKRKIHGLKIELDIIPEVDLYKCEPWELAEKSFLPSRDPEWYFFGPRDRKYPNGFRTNRATRAGYWKSTGKDRRVVHQHGGRSIGMKKTLVYYRGRAPQGVRTDWVMHEYRLDDKDCEDTMPIQDTYALCRVFKKNAICSEVEELQGQCSMALLEGACQQLLASGGQEQYETPSPDVPVGSTSGADAEDDPDKDDSWMQFISDDAWCSSTADGAEESTSCVALAG
- the LOC102717926 gene encoding NAC domain-containing protein 86-like, with the translated sequence MAPVGLPPGFRFHPTDEELVNYYLKRKVHGLSIDLDIIPEVDLYKCEPWELAEKSFLPSKDSEWYFFGPRDRKYPNGCRTNRATRAGYWKSTGKDRRINYQSRSIGMKKTLVYYKGRAPQGIRTSWVMHEYRIEESECENAMGNQDSYALCRIFKKNVILGEFGKQGECSSSQAKGNQEQVKDLGDAGQSSGATENDKDNSWMQFIAEDLWCTNKLK